Genomic window (Hyalangium gracile):
AGCGATGACCCAGTTCCCGCGCTTTCTCATGTCGGCCAACACCTCTTTGAGCTCTTCGCCTTCGTAGCGGCCGATTTTGCGAGGCGCGCTGGCCGAGGCGGTGCATTGAGCGCGCAGCGGGCAATCCTTGCAGGCGCCGGTGCTGTAGTGGCGCAGGCGCAGCTGTGTGTCGGCTTCCACCTTCCACTGCCCCGGCTCCAGCTTCTGGCCTGCCGGGCACCAGTAACAGTCGGCCTGGGCGTCGTAACCAAAGGCCCCCTTGGCAAACAGCCCCTTGCCGGTAACGGGCACCCCCTGGGCGTTGCGGGGCGAGCGCGGCGGGGGGCAGAGCACGTCCAGGTGCAGCTGCGTGGCCATGTGCAGCACCTGCAGCTGGAAGTAGCCGGTGTCCAGCGCCAGCGACTGCACGGACACCCCCACCTGCTGGCTGTGCTCCAGCAGACTTTGGAGCACGCCCACCTCGCTGGTGGCGTCCACCGCCTGCCCCACTATCAACCCCCCGGCGAGCACCAGCACCGAGGGCTTGTAGGACAGCCGGTACAGCCCGTCCTTGCCCGGCTGGTTGACGG
Coding sequences:
- a CDS encoding transposase translates to SATRQLAQQLGMKEGEAAADGTVIQAVAGLRSLAKKEVLEAEAREAREAAEAGVKQQAPRGQQAALEKKAQQAQKAVQISSERAQERAARQQSAPQVSRQEPEAVNQPGKDGLYRLSYKPSVLVLAGGLIVGQAVDATSEVGVLQSLLEHSQQVGVSVQSLALDTGYFQLQVLHMATQLHLDVLCPPPRSPRNAQGVPVTGKGLFAKGAFGYDAQADCYWCPAGQKLEPGQWKVEADTQLRLRHYSTGACKDCPLRAQCTASASAPRKIGRYEGEELKEVLADMRKRGNWVIARPGFRDWRATARPPRQGQARFARRLQGAPMTRRAHGGWG